The DNA window GCATTGTATAATGTAGTTTTAAATACCAAGAGGTGGAAATATATAAAAGACGTTTCAAAGACAAGGGCTTGGGTACCAAATAATAGAATTTCTTCTTGGATAGGGATTCCATTGCTTTTTGATTCTAAAGTATATGGTGTTTTAAGTTTAGATTATTTTAAGATAAAAAGACTTGGACTAAAAGAAAAGCTATTTTTGGATAATTTTCAAAGAAATTTTTCCCAAATTGCATCTGATTTTAGACAGCTTAAGGAACTATTCTATCAAAAGTATATTGATCAACTTACAAGTTTAAAAAACAGGCATTTTATAGAAGAATTTTTCGAAAGTAATAAAGAAAGGGTTGGATTAATTTTTTGTGATTTAAATAAATTTAAATCTATAAACGATACATATGGACATAGATTTGGCGATGAAGTTATAAAGGTCGTGGCAAAGAGATTAAAAAATGTATTAAAATCCACTGATCAAGTGGTAAGATACGGAGGAGATGAATTTATAATCATAACAAAAAATGTGGATAAAATACATGTAATAATAAATAGGATTAAGAATATAATTAAAAAATATGATATAATTATCGATGGGAAGAAAGTGAATTTGGGAATTTCTTGTGGATATGCAATCTTTCCAGATGATGGAACGGATCTTTGGGAAATACTACATATTGCTGATCTTAGAATGTATGAAGAAAAAAAAAAGGAGTAAAAGATGAAGATTCTTTTTAATACGATAAATCTAGTTCCAAATTTTGGTGTACATTCTCTTCAAGTAGCCTTTCTATCATCTGAGATTTCAAAATTGCTTTCCCTTGATTATAAAAAGGCATTTATAACAGGATATATACATGATATTGGAGTTTTAATTCCCCATGAAGGTTTTGTTTTGGATGATATCAACTCATCATATCTTTTACTCCATGATGTATCAAGTCTTAATGAGCTTACAAGAATGCATACTATAATAGGAAGTTTTATAATAAGCCAGATAAATTCACTAAAAGAATATTCGGATATCATCCTAAAGCACCATGCTGTTCCAAAGTTTTTGGATGAAAAATTTAAAGATGATATCTATGCGAATGTTATTTCAATATCTGAAGAAATATCAAAGTACCATTTTATTA is part of the Thermosipho affectus genome and encodes:
- a CDS encoding sensor domain-containing diguanylate cyclase, which gives rise to MIKSYFDLLTSKILLETTVEVLKDESVDKFFHKLADKSLPILKFDAWSVLEVEDKERVKFVAVSDFYQRFDVEKIEKKLSFQDFALYNVVLNTKRWKYIKDVSKTRAWVPNNRISSWIGIPLLFDSKVYGVLSLDYFKIKRLGLKEKLFLDNFQRNFSQIASDFRQLKELFYQKYIDQLTSLKNRHFIEEFFESNKERVGLIFCDLNKFKSINDTYGHRFGDEVIKVVAKRLKNVLKSTDQVVRYGGDEFIIITKNVDKIHVIINRIKNIIKKYDIIIDGKKVNLGISCGYAIFPDDGTDLWEILHIADLRMYEEKKKE